The Streptosporangiales bacterium genome has a window encoding:
- a CDS encoding acyl-CoA dehydrogenase — MDFTIPEELEAMRDAARKFTDRELIPLEPQVIAGEMERGMDTEPFEGKPGEHYTNDPDGVIPYETYQYLVATARKMGLWGLDVPEELGGQDISVLGKMMVHEETFHSLVPFTLPPDSPNLHWMMAVCTPEQRDRYLEPYARGEISACIAVTEPNAGADASGIQTSAVKKGTKWILNGRKMWINRADWSSFMIVLAKTDKELGSKGGITAFLVDRHHPGVTVQRRIATIVAERPCEITFDDVELDDGAVLGTVGWAFPELQNRFSVRRLEIGMRCLGASERLLQMMVDQANTKSTFGAPLASRQSIQWWIADATTDIHAVRMMAYNAAWKLDQGVRDIRYEASMIKVKATELVARVADQALQVHGGLGVAKELPIEFFYRLCRVWRIVEGPSEVHRMVIARNRLKNRKPSAS, encoded by the coding sequence ATGGATTTCACGATTCCTGAAGAGCTCGAGGCGATGCGTGACGCGGCGAGGAAGTTCACCGACCGCGAGCTCATACCGCTCGAACCACAGGTGATCGCCGGTGAGATGGAACGCGGCATGGACACCGAGCCCTTCGAGGGCAAGCCGGGGGAGCACTACACCAACGACCCTGACGGTGTCATCCCGTACGAGACCTACCAGTACCTCGTCGCCACGGCCAGGAAGATGGGGCTGTGGGGCCTCGACGTGCCCGAGGAGCTCGGCGGGCAGGACATCAGCGTGCTGGGCAAGATGATGGTGCACGAGGAGACCTTCCACTCGTTGGTGCCGTTCACGCTGCCACCTGACTCGCCGAACCTGCACTGGATGATGGCCGTCTGCACGCCTGAACAGCGCGACAGATACCTCGAGCCGTACGCGCGCGGCGAGATCTCGGCATGCATCGCGGTGACGGAGCCGAACGCGGGTGCTGACGCGAGCGGCATCCAGACCTCCGCCGTGAAGAAGGGGACCAAGTGGATCCTCAACGGCCGCAAGATGTGGATCAACCGCGCAGACTGGTCGAGCTTCATGATCGTGCTGGCGAAGACCGACAAGGAGCTCGGCTCCAAGGGCGGCATCACCGCGTTCCTCGTCGACCGGCACCATCCCGGCGTCACCGTCCAGCGGAGGATCGCGACGATCGTGGCGGAACGCCCGTGCGAGATCACCTTCGACGACGTCGAGCTGGACGACGGCGCGGTGCTCGGCACGGTGGGCTGGGCGTTCCCCGAGCTGCAGAACAGGTTCAGCGTCCGCCGACTCGAGATCGGCATGCGGTGTCTCGGGGCGTCGGAACGGCTGCTGCAGATGATGGTCGACCAGGCCAACACGAAGTCGACCTTCGGTGCGCCTCTGGCCTCACGCCAGTCGATCCAGTGGTGGATCGCCGACGCGACGACCGACATCCACGCGGTGCGCATGATGGCGTACAACGCGGCGTGGAAGCTGGATCAGGGTGTCCGTGACATCCGTTACGAGGCGTCGATGATCAAGGTCAAGGCCACTGAGCTGGTGGCGCGCGTCGCCGACCAGGCCCTGCAGGTCCATGGTGGATTGGGGGTGGCGAAGGAGCTGCCGATCGAGTTCTTCTACCGGCTCTGCCGGGTCTGGCGGATCGTGGAAGGGCCGTCCGAGGTCCACCGCATGGTCATCGCCCGCAACAGGCTGAAGAACCGCAAGCCGTCGGCGTC